A window from Sciurus carolinensis unplaced genomic scaffold, mSciCar1.2, whole genome shotgun sequence encodes these proteins:
- the LOC124973566 gene encoding LOW QUALITY PROTEIN: alpha-1,6-mannosylglycoprotein 6-beta-N-acetylglucosaminyltransferase B-like (The sequence of the model RefSeq protein was modified relative to this genomic sequence to represent the inferred CDS: inserted 1 base in 1 codon; deleted 1 base in 1 codon), producing the protein MAAARLRHQLGNLNPKQFMTTFPLVGSVSLVHGPPFGDTEGKEKFLGILNKYMKIHSTMYYESQRPPKVSIFMKNHRPLPQPEFQQLLHKTKFFTGFGFPHKGPATLEATSHGCVFLQSRFSPPHSSLNHEFFPGKPTSREVSVLQHPYTENFIAKPHVWTVEDNNSEESEAAIKAIMETQVELYLPYEHTCXGQLERTHAYIQHQDFCAVPSPAPDQGLGPHEPFILAPNATHLQWAQNTSKDPGAWPLPHLLRAWLATTRRDCLNYRLVCEPSFFPFLNSQEAFLQLQVPCDSAEWEMHHLYRELAQSGQECYLQKEPLLCSCAGSSTKYQQLCPCHDFLKGQVALCQGCL; encoded by the exons ATGGCTGCGGCACGGCTGCGGCACCAACTGGGGAACCTCAACCCCAAGCAGTTCATGACCACATTCC CTCTGGTGGGTTCTGTGTCCCTGGTGCATGGCCCGCCCTTTGGGGACACTGAG gggAAGGAGAAGTTCCTGGGCATCCTGAACAAGTACATGAAGATCCACAGCACCATGTACTATGAGAGCCAGAGGCCCCCCAAGGTCTCCATCTTCATGAAGAACCACAGACCCTTGCCGCAGCCTGAGTTCCAGCAGCTGCTGCACAAGACCAAA TTTTTCACAGGTTTTGGCTTCCCCCACAAGGGCCCAGCCACCCTGGAGGCCACCAGCCATGGCTGTGTCTTCCTGCAGTCCCGCTTCAGCCCGCCCCACAGCTCCCTCAACCACGAGTTCTTCCCAGGCAAGCCCACCTCCAGGGAGGTGA GTGTTCTCCAGCACCCCTACACAGAGAACTTCATTGCCAAGCCCCACGTGTGGACTGTGGAAGACAACAACTCAGAGGAGTCTGAAGCCGCCATCAAGGCCATCATGGAGACCCAG GTGGAGCTCTACCTGCCCTACGAGCACACCT GGGGGCAGCTGGAGCGGACTCACGCCTACATCCAGCACCAG GACTTCTGTGCAgttcccagcccagcccctgacCAGGGGCTGGGGCCTCAC GAGCCCTTCATCCTGGCGCCCAATGCCACCCACCTGCAGTGGGCCCAGAACACTAGCAAGGACCCCGGGGCCTGGCCCCTGCCACATTTGCTGCGGGCCTGGTTGGCCACCACTAGGAGGGACTGCCTTAACTACAGACTGGTCTGCGaaccctccttcttccccttcctcaacAGCCAGGAGGCCTTTCTCCAG CTGCAGGTGCCCTGTGACAGCGCCGAGTGGGAGATGCACCACCTGTACCGAGAGCTGGCCCAGTCTGGACAGGAGTGCTACCTGCAGAAGGAGCCCCTGCTCTGCAGCTGTGCCGGCTCCAGCACCAAGTACCAGCAGCTCTGCCCCTGTCATGACTTCCTCAAGGGCCAGGTGGCCCTGTGCCAGGGCTGCCTGTGA